The Cylindrospermopsis curvispora GIHE-G1 genome contains a region encoding:
- a CDS encoding CPBP family intramembrane glutamic endopeptidase — protein MVEQQKQEPEIPELSRTQVLIAMGLTAIILWTVAKLWLGFGDVILFRLYWQPTHVVWGLGLGLGITIFSSLAYRLSSDYRESADYYLRMVLKPLVLPDLIWLGLLPGLSEELLFRGVMLPALGADHLAVIISSLCFGVLHLTGAKQWPYVVWATIIGIVLSYGALWSGNLLVPIVAHIFTNWLASYLWKRWQMAT, from the coding sequence GTGGTAGAGCAACAAAAACAAGAACCAGAGATTCCAGAGCTTTCACGCACCCAAGTTCTAATAGCCATGGGACTAACAGCCATTATCCTATGGACAGTTGCCAAACTGTGGTTAGGGTTTGGAGATGTTATTCTATTTAGGTTGTACTGGCAACCCACACACGTAGTTTGGGGTTTAGGATTGGGTTTGGGCATCACTATTTTCAGCAGTTTAGCCTATCGGCTTTCTTCTGATTATCGAGAAAGTGCTGATTATTACCTTCGTATGGTACTTAAACCCTTAGTTTTACCTGACTTAATATGGTTAGGACTGCTACCCGGTTTAAGCGAGGAATTATTGTTTCGTGGTGTAATGCTACCAGCTTTAGGAGCAGATCATCTGGCGGTGATAATTTCCAGTCTTTGTTTTGGAGTTCTGCACCTCACTGGTGCCAAACAGTGGCCCTACGTGGTGTGGGCAACAATTATCGGCATAGTTTTATCCTATGGTGCCCTGTGGAGTGGTAATTTACTAGTACCCATTGTAGCGCACATTTTCACAAATTGGCTGGCTAGTTATTTGTGGAAAAGATGGCAAATGGCAACATAG
- a CDS encoding DUF3157 family protein, protein MTTNSTAVLTLILVALMLMTGSVSAFLGFSMGSSALKGVTSPDGRPTSKLISSRNNDLQAVPISFLQEEDIINQVKKRIEQNKTKNNQTKKVEEEEETVSTKDKSQQKAQELPEEPPQPGFPVVAESEGVNMSVRSASYSGGQLILKIKMHNQSNESVRFLYSFLDVTDDKGRVLTATTDGLPAELPGNSPIFTGKISIPAALLNDVSSLTLSLTDYPAQKLKLQLSDIPVEK, encoded by the coding sequence ATAACAACAAATTCAACTGCAGTTCTAACTTTAATTTTGGTGGCCCTAATGCTGATGACAGGTTCAGTTAGTGCCTTTTTGGGTTTTTCTATGGGAAGCTCCGCTCTCAAGGGGGTAACATCACCAGATGGTCGTCCCACATCTAAGTTAATTAGTAGTAGGAATAATGATTTGCAAGCTGTCCCCATATCTTTTTTACAAGAAGAGGATATAATTAATCAGGTAAAAAAACGAATAGAACAAAACAAGACTAAAAATAATCAAACAAAAAAGGTCGAGGAAGAGGAAGAAACCGTATCTACAAAAGATAAATCTCAACAAAAAGCACAAGAACTTCCAGAGGAACCCCCACAGCCAGGATTTCCCGTGGTGGCTGAAAGTGAGGGTGTAAATATGTCCGTACGGTCAGCTAGTTATTCCGGTGGTCAACTCATACTCAAGATCAAAATGCACAATCAGTCTAATGAATCTGTGAGATTTTTATATAGCTTTCTAGATGTCACAGATGATAAAGGTAGAGTTTTAACTGCTACTACAGATGGTTTACCCGCCGAGCTGCCAGGTAACAGTCCCATATTTACGGGTAAGATTAGCATCCCTGCCGCTTTACTTAACGATGTGAGTAGTTTAACCTTGTCTCTAACAGACTACCCTGCTCAAAAACTCAAATTACAGCTGTCTGATATTCCCGTAGAAAAATAA
- a CDS encoding ParM/StbA family protein encodes MTEPTSAANPINLAAVPMNSGISKPTVSSISPTHKPTSISGKNILSVDLGRTSTKTCVSREPGTVAFIPANVKHMSAEQIRSGVFEGKTADPLMDLWLEYQGSGYAVGQLAADFGANLGVGKSKVEDALIKVLAAAGYFKLQDEISVILGLPFLSLEQFEREKAQLISLLTGQHIVNFRGDSLYISITKVWVMPEGYGSLLWTESQPNKSPLVPDLTTISVGIVDIGHQTIDLIMVDHFRFARGLSLSEDFGMSEFYQRVAGEIEGADSQSLALISAVNKPKGERFYRPKGATKPTNLDDFLPNLTEQFSREICSRVLAWLPDRVTDVIITGGGGEFFWADIQRLLKEARINAYLAAPSREANALGQYLYGEAQLSASRVAR; translated from the coding sequence ATGACAGAACCAACCTCCGCAGCTAATCCAATTAATTTGGCCGCTGTGCCTATGAATAGTGGTATTAGCAAACCAACTGTATCCAGCATCAGCCCTACTCATAAGCCCACCAGCATTTCTGGGAAAAATATTCTCAGTGTTGATTTGGGTAGAACCTCCACTAAAACCTGCGTAAGTCGCGAACCTGGAACTGTAGCTTTTATTCCCGCCAATGTTAAGCACATGTCCGCAGAACAGATACGTAGTGGAGTATTTGAAGGTAAGACTGCCGATCCCCTCATGGATTTGTGGTTGGAGTATCAAGGGAGTGGCTATGCAGTCGGTCAATTAGCAGCAGACTTCGGTGCGAATCTGGGCGTTGGCAAATCCAAAGTAGAGGATGCTTTAATCAAAGTATTAGCTGCTGCTGGTTATTTCAAGCTACAAGACGAAATTTCCGTGATTTTGGGTCTACCCTTCCTTTCTCTAGAACAATTTGAAAGGGAGAAAGCACAGTTAATTAGCTTGTTAACTGGCCAACATATTGTTAACTTTCGTGGTGATTCCTTATATATTAGTATAACTAAGGTTTGGGTGATGCCAGAGGGCTATGGTAGTCTTTTGTGGACCGAGTCTCAACCAAATAAGAGTCCATTAGTTCCTGATTTAACCACAATTTCCGTGGGAATTGTGGATATTGGTCATCAAACTATTGACCTAATCATGGTTGATCACTTTCGCTTTGCTCGAGGTCTTTCCCTAAGTGAAGATTTTGGTATGAGTGAATTCTATCAGAGAGTTGCAGGCGAAATTGAAGGTGCTGATAGCCAGTCTTTAGCACTTATTTCTGCTGTGAACAAACCAAAAGGTGAACGTTTTTATCGTCCTAAAGGTGCTACTAAGCCAACTAATCTGGATGATTTCCTCCCCAACTTGACGGAGCAGTTTTCTAGAGAAATTTGCTCTCGTGTGTTAGCTTGGTTGCCAGACCGGGTGACCGATGTAATTATCACCGGTGGTGGCGGCGAGTTCTTCTGGGCGGATATACAAAGATTACTCAAAGAGGCGAGAATTAACGCTTATTTGGCTGCTCCCTCTCGCGAAGCTAATGCTTTGGGACAATATCTTTATGGTGAAGCCCAATTATCTGCTAGTCGCGTTGCTAGGTAA
- a CDS encoding DedA family protein: MLEWITNTINSLGYIGIAMMMFLENLFPPIPSELIMPLAGFTASPYQPGGAKLNIIGVFFSGLVGSTLGALIWYYPGKLLQEQQLKKLAKKYGKWLAISSDDIDKAKTWFNRQGGKAVLIGRLVPGIRTLISIPAGMANMTMLPFLLYTTLGSAVWVGFLTYSGYLLGTQYKLVEKYIDPISKIVLVGILVLFFLWVFKRKSQQIRR; the protein is encoded by the coding sequence ATGCTTGAATGGATTACCAACACAATTAACTCTCTAGGATATATAGGAATTGCTATGATGATGTTCCTAGAAAATCTCTTTCCTCCTATACCCTCGGAACTGATTATGCCATTGGCAGGATTTACAGCCAGTCCCTATCAACCAGGAGGAGCAAAACTGAATATCATTGGTGTGTTTTTTTCGGGACTAGTGGGCTCGACACTTGGTGCTCTTATATGGTACTATCCAGGCAAGTTGTTACAAGAACAACAGTTGAAAAAACTGGCTAAAAAATATGGTAAGTGGTTGGCTATATCTAGCGATGATATTGACAAGGCTAAAACCTGGTTTAATAGACAGGGTGGCAAAGCAGTTCTTATAGGTCGTTTAGTACCGGGAATCCGCACCTTGATTTCCATCCCTGCTGGAATGGCCAACATGACCATGTTGCCTTTCTTGCTGTATACCACCCTTGGTAGTGCAGTATGGGTTGGCTTTTTGACATATTCAGGATACCTCTTGGGAACCCAGTATAAACTTGTGGAAAAATACATAGACCCCATATCCAAAATTGTTTTGGTTGGTATATTAGTATTATTTTTTCTTTGGGTATTTAAGCGCAAAAGTCAACAGATCCGTAGATAA
- a CDS encoding hemolysin family protein, whose protein sequence is MITFPQLIWTDIGLKLLSILILITINAFFVAAEFAMVTVRRTRIHQLVQSGDAPAIAVEMLQRSIDRLLSTAQLGITLSSLALGWIGESSIVPLIEAWLQSLSLPGNLGNVSNVVAHSLSIPLTFFLIAYLQIVLGELFPKSVAMMYSEKFARLLGPSVKAIVRFFSPVIWILNQSTRHLLKLFGVEYTGQSWRPPVTPEELQLIISTERESTGLELAERELLNNVFEFGEITTQSVMIPRTNIISLPEDASFQKLLEEITSSGYSRYPLIGESLDDIRGIIYFQDLATPLSLGKMNPETKVSPWMRSPRFVPEQTLVSELLSMMQREKSTMVIVVDEFGATAGMITIGDVIEEIIGHAGNSLANEGVAIQRLERQSFLVQAQTNLEELNRFLKIDLPLAREYQTLGGFLLYQLQRIPSKGEIYVYKNLQFTVVSVNGPRLHQIEITTKSPKSNESSRS, encoded by the coding sequence GTGATCACTTTTCCCCAGTTAATTTGGACAGATATAGGATTAAAATTGTTGTCAATACTAATTTTGATAACAATTAATGCCTTTTTTGTAGCAGCAGAATTTGCTATGGTAACCGTGCGTCGAACCCGGATTCATCAACTGGTTCAGTCTGGTGATGCACCTGCGATCGCAGTGGAAATGTTACAACGTAGTATTGATAGGTTGCTATCTACCGCTCAATTAGGTATTACTCTTTCTAGCTTGGCTCTAGGTTGGATTGGAGAAAGTAGCATTGTTCCCCTCATAGAAGCATGGCTACAATCTCTTTCTTTACCGGGGAATTTGGGCAATGTAAGTAATGTAGTAGCTCATTCTTTATCAATTCCCCTGACATTTTTTCTGATTGCCTACTTGCAAATTGTTTTGGGAGAATTATTCCCCAAATCAGTTGCCATGATGTATTCGGAAAAATTTGCCCGTCTTTTAGGCCCTTCGGTTAAAGCTATAGTTAGATTTTTTAGTCCGGTAATTTGGATTCTCAACCAATCTACCCGCCACCTACTAAAATTATTTGGTGTTGAGTACACAGGTCAAAGTTGGAGACCTCCCGTAACACCAGAAGAATTGCAATTAATTATTTCGACGGAGCGAGAATCAACTGGGTTAGAACTAGCTGAAAGGGAACTTTTAAACAATGTCTTTGAATTTGGAGAAATCACCACCCAATCGGTGATGATCCCTCGGACAAATATTATCTCCCTACCAGAAGATGCTAGTTTTCAAAAACTTTTGGAGGAAATAACATCTAGTGGATATTCTCGCTATCCCCTCATTGGTGAGTCTTTAGATGATATTCGTGGTATTATCTATTTTCAGGACTTAGCCACGCCCTTATCCCTGGGAAAAATGAACCCAGAAACAAAAGTCTCGCCCTGGATGCGTTCTCCCCGCTTTGTCCCAGAACAAACCTTGGTCAGCGAATTATTATCAATGATGCAACGGGAAAAATCAACTATGGTGATTGTGGTTGATGAGTTTGGTGCTACAGCAGGTATGATCACCATTGGGGATGTTATTGAGGAAATTATCGGTCATGCGGGCAATTCTTTAGCAAATGAGGGAGTAGCAATTCAAAGATTAGAAAGGCAAAGTTTTCTAGTACAAGCACAGACAAATTTGGAAGAACTCAATCGGTTCCTAAAAATTGACTTACCGCTTGCACGAGAATATCAAACGTTAGGTGGGTTTTTATTGTATCAGTTACAGAGAATACCCAGTAAAGGAGAAATATATGTCTATAAAAATCTACAATTTACCGTGGTTTCCGTTAATGGTCCTAGGTTACACCAAATTGAAATCACCACTAAATCACCAAAAAGCAATGAATCCAGCCGATCGTAA
- a CDS encoding plasmid segregation centromere-binding protein ParR has translation MFQWSKKTVKSVTFNPGISDESLLAQVESYLQANPSKTFSDLCKETLSQYLCVLESPTRATIPLSPDQKISELQRQVKELEQRFFARESHILQLSQQVAQLANMVNQGQSVVSPVSLGVFNPSVSQPVPVEKTDPVIDRLSSLIDDF, from the coding sequence ATGTTCCAGTGGTCAAAAAAGACTGTTAAATCTGTAACTTTTAATCCTGGGATTAGCGACGAGAGTCTACTAGCACAGGTGGAAAGTTATTTGCAGGCAAACCCCAGCAAGACTTTTAGTGACTTGTGTAAGGAAACTCTTTCGCAGTACCTGTGTGTGTTGGAGTCGCCCACCCGTGCTACAATCCCCCTGTCTCCAGATCAAAAAATCAGTGAGTTACAACGTCAGGTCAAGGAGCTTGAACAGCGTTTTTTTGCCAGGGAATCTCATATTCTGCAACTTAGTCAACAGGTAGCCCAACTGGCCAACATGGTCAATCAGGGCCAATCTGTGGTTTCACCAGTAAGCTTGGGCGTTTTTAACCCATCTGTTTCCCAACCTGTTCCAGTGGAAAAAACTGATCCTGTGATTGATAGGTTAAGCAGTTTAATAGATGATTTTTAG
- the hemB gene encoding porphobilinogen synthase has translation MFPTHRPRRLRTHPQLRRMVRETVLTASDLIYPLFAVPGESIANEVKSMPGVYQLSIDKIVEEAKEVYDLGIPAIILFGIPEDKDIDATGAWHDCGIVQKATTAVKQAVPDLIVVTDTCLCEYTSHGHCGYLQTGDLTGRVLNDPTLELLKKTAISQAQAGADIIAPSGMMDGFVQAIRAGLDEAGFENIPIMSYAAKYASAYYGPFRDAADSTPQFGDRRTYQMDPANSREALKEIELDIIEGADMLMVKPALAYMDIIWQVKQASNLPVAAYNVSGEYSMVKAAALNGWIDEQRVVMETLIGFKRAGADMILTYHAKEAAKWL, from the coding sequence ATGTTTCCCACCCATCGTCCCCGTCGTCTACGTACCCATCCTCAATTACGTCGAATGGTGCGTGAGACAGTCTTAACTGCAAGTGATTTAATCTATCCTTTGTTTGCTGTTCCTGGTGAAAGTATTGCTAATGAGGTAAAATCCATGCCAGGGGTTTATCAACTCTCCATAGACAAAATTGTGGAAGAAGCAAAGGAAGTTTATGATTTAGGAATTCCAGCAATTATTTTATTTGGTATACCTGAAGACAAAGATATAGATGCTACTGGTGCGTGGCATGATTGTGGTATTGTGCAAAAGGCAACAACTGCTGTTAAACAAGCAGTTCCAGATTTAATCGTGGTCACGGATACTTGTTTGTGTGAGTACACTAGTCATGGTCATTGTGGTTACTTACAAACAGGAGACTTAACGGGAAGAGTGTTAAATGATCCCACTTTAGAGCTGTTGAAAAAAACTGCAATTTCTCAAGCTCAAGCTGGTGCTGATATTATTGCTCCTTCTGGAATGATGGATGGTTTTGTCCAAGCTATTCGCGCTGGCTTAGATGAAGCAGGTTTTGAAAATATTCCCATCATGTCCTATGCTGCTAAGTATGCTTCTGCCTATTATGGTCCATTTAGAGATGCCGCAGACTCCACACCACAATTTGGTGACAGACGCACTTACCAAATGGATCCAGCTAATTCCCGAGAAGCTCTCAAAGAAATAGAGTTGGATATTATTGAAGGTGCTGATATGCTGATGGTAAAACCAGCCTTGGCATATATGGATATTATTTGGCAGGTTAAACAAGCTAGTAATTTGCCTGTGGCAGCTTACAATGTGTCTGGAGAGTATTCTATGGTAAAAGCAGCTGCTTTAAATGGCTGGATAGATGAGCAGCGAGTTGTGATGGAGACTCTAATAGGATTCAAGCGTGCAGGTGCCGATATGATTCTGACCTATCATGCTAAGGAAGCAGCTAAATGGTTGTAG
- a CDS encoding Gfo/Idh/MocA family protein, with the protein MSVAEPNLYSQRTQPRAIRMGVIGVGNMGQHHARLLSSMKDVELVGVSDINVERGIETASRYKVRFFEEYCDLLPHVDAVCVVVPTRLHYAVGINCLLAGIHVLIEKPIAASIPEAESLVNAAAQSQCILQVGHIERFNPAFRELSQVLKTEEVLALESHRMSPYSSRANDVSVVLDLMIHDIDLLLELAGSPVVKLTANGTRSLDSGYLDYVTATLGFANGIVATLTASKVTHRKIRRIVAHCKNSFTEADFLNNEIFIHRQNTNPQNERQTLYRQDGIIEKVYTSNIQPLSAELEHFVNCVRGGNQPSVGGEQALKALRLASLIEQMAVEERVWNPLEWQSESVSQSLTSSV; encoded by the coding sequence ATATCAGTTGCGGAACCAAACCTATACTCACAACGCACCCAACCGCGTGCAATTCGCATGGGGGTGATTGGGGTGGGTAACATGGGTCAACATCATGCCCGGTTGCTCAGTTCCATGAAAGATGTGGAGCTAGTGGGGGTTTCTGATATTAACGTTGAGAGAGGAATAGAAACTGCCAGCAGATATAAAGTTCGATTTTTTGAAGAATACTGTGATTTGTTACCCCATGTAGATGCTGTTTGTGTAGTGGTGCCAACGAGACTTCATTATGCTGTAGGCATTAACTGTTTGCTTGCTGGAATCCACGTACTAATTGAAAAACCTATTGCCGCGAGCATTCCTGAAGCAGAATCTCTAGTAAATGCTGCCGCCCAGTCCCAATGTATTTTACAGGTAGGACACATTGAGCGATTTAACCCAGCTTTTAGAGAACTAAGCCAGGTGTTGAAAACCGAGGAGGTTTTAGCACTGGAGTCCCATAGGATGAGCCCCTATTCAAGTCGAGCTAATGATGTATCAGTGGTATTAGACCTAATGATACATGACATAGACCTGCTGCTAGAGTTAGCTGGTTCGCCAGTAGTCAAATTAACAGCTAATGGCACACGTTCACTAGATTCGGGATATTTAGATTACGTCACTGCTACCCTAGGGTTTGCCAATGGCATTGTGGCCACTCTCACAGCTAGTAAGGTCACCCACCGAAAAATTCGCCGCATCGTTGCTCATTGCAAAAATTCATTTACAGAAGCTGATTTTCTCAACAATGAAATTTTTATTCATCGACAAAATACCAATCCCCAGAACGAGCGTCAGACCCTTTATAGACAAGATGGCATCATAGAAAAAGTCTATACTAGTAACATTCAACCCTTAAGTGCCGAGTTGGAACATTTCGTCAACTGTGTACGTGGGGGTAATCAGCCCTCTGTGGGTGGTGAACAAGCTCTGAAAGCTTTGAGACTGGCCAGTTTAATTGAGCAAATGGCCGTGGAAGAAAGAGTTTGGAATCCCTTAGAATGGCAATCTGAATCTGTGTCCCAATCCCTAACCTCTAGCGTTTAG
- a CDS encoding DUF4870 domain-containing protein yields MYTGFDQDKRKILSALCHGAIFFSTTVISVGLPVAILIISDDPVVKDNAKESINFHFNVWFYGAILAGLFFLLGWLVLPLIILLPLAGVGYLIHWALTIFAIVKVLTNPDLAFSYPFIFRVF; encoded by the coding sequence ATGTATACGGGCTTTGATCAAGACAAACGCAAAATACTCTCCGCCCTTTGCCACGGTGCCATTTTCTTTAGCACTACGGTGATATCTGTGGGTTTACCTGTTGCCATACTAATTATTTCCGATGACCCAGTTGTTAAAGATAATGCCAAGGAGTCCATAAATTTCCATTTTAACGTTTGGTTTTATGGGGCCATTTTAGCAGGTTTGTTTTTTCTGTTGGGTTGGTTAGTTCTACCCCTAATAATATTACTTCCTCTAGCGGGTGTGGGATATTTAATTCACTGGGCTCTCACAATTTTTGCCATTGTCAAGGTCTTGACAAATCCAGATTTGGCCTTTAGCTATCCTTTTATCTTTCGAGTTTTTTAA
- the queC gene encoding 7-cyano-7-deazaguanine synthase QueC has translation MKAVILLSGGLDSSTVLYQARADGYECYAISFDYHQRHRRELQSAMSIAKSLGVVEHQLVTFDLRSWGGSALTDNSIPLPENRPLDQMSGSIPITYVPARNSIFLSFALGYAEAIGAERVYIGVNALDYSGYPDCRPDYIHAMQEVFRLGTKQGREGKPIDIIAPLINLTKIQIIQLGNRLGVPWELTWSCYTGGEHPCGVCDSCQLRWAAFHELGLKDPGV, from the coding sequence ATGAAAGCTGTAATTCTTTTGTCCGGAGGTTTGGATTCATCTACGGTCTTATATCAGGCTCGTGCGGATGGTTATGAATGCTATGCTATTTCTTTTGATTATCATCAGCGACATCGGCGAGAGTTACAATCAGCTATGTCTATCGCCAAATCCTTAGGAGTGGTTGAACATCAACTGGTCACTTTTGATTTACGTTCTTGGGGGGGATCAGCTTTAACTGATAATTCCATACCTCTCCCTGAGAATCGTCCCCTAGACCAAATGTCAGGGTCTATTCCCATCACTTATGTACCCGCCCGGAATAGCATTTTTTTGAGTTTTGCTCTCGGCTATGCTGAAGCAATCGGGGCTGAACGGGTATATATAGGTGTTAACGCTTTAGATTATTCTGGCTATCCTGACTGTCGTCCTGATTATATCCACGCCATGCAGGAGGTGTTCCGTTTAGGAACTAAACAGGGTCGGGAAGGAAAACCTATTGATATTATCGCACCCCTGATTAATCTGACTAAAATCCAAATTATCCAGTTGGGTAACCGTTTAGGTGTACCCTGGGAATTAACTTGGTCTTGTTATACTGGTGGGGAACACCCCTGTGGTGTCTGTGACTCCTGTCAGTTACGTTGGGCAGCTTTCCATGAATTGGGTCTAAAGGACCCAGGTGTGTAG
- a CDS encoding reverse transcriptase domain-containing protein, translated as MTKAQEAVWTRLDWSKIQYKVSRLQSKIYQASLNGDKISVVKYQKILINSYSAKLLAIKKVTQDNKGKKTADGEEGIKLAKNLELDGKASPLIWVEVPKSNGESRNLGVPTREDRAKQALARMALEPEWEAKFEPNSYGFRPGRSCHDAISAIESQVRKRTIYVLSVDISGCFDKIKHGTILEKCNTFPIMERQIRAWLKSGVMIGEVFHPMEKGVPVGGVISPLLANIALHGLETHISQKFPYLSANQAQGKVEEMGEAKFIRYAHDFLVLHWEEETIKAAKTEVETWLGEIGLNLNQQKIRMCHTMEEYNGEKPGLDFLGFNIRTYKIGKYKSNEKVNGEFPGMLTKIKPSEKSVERFVNDIKETLNQGHDKNPPMMIKRLSWIIRSWANYFKSGSHSWETFGELENHRLDKVYLNWGRKRFAKDGLGYIRKKIFHKTPRKTSTFGWKEGNTLFTVPTLYEFPYAQHIKVEGIKSPYDRDWVYWTKRMADHPETPQDIKFGITKQEGKCYLCGQNLTVEDYLEIHYIDGNKNNNRKENKAVVHNHCHESHQEMTVSQKEILGVA; from the coding sequence ATGACTAAAGCTCAAGAAGCAGTATGGACACGTTTAGACTGGAGTAAAATCCAATATAAAGTGTCCCGGTTGCAATCCAAGATTTATCAAGCATCTCTAAATGGTGACAAAATTTCTGTTGTTAAATATCAGAAAATCCTAATAAATTCCTACAGCGCCAAACTATTGGCAATCAAAAAGGTCACACAGGATAACAAGGGTAAAAAAACAGCAGATGGTGAGGAAGGGATCAAACTAGCCAAAAACCTGGAACTAGACGGAAAGGCAAGTCCATTAATATGGGTAGAAGTCCCCAAATCAAATGGAGAGTCGAGAAATCTAGGAGTTCCAACTAGGGAGGATAGAGCTAAACAGGCGTTAGCAAGAATGGCTCTAGAACCGGAATGGGAAGCAAAATTTGAACCCAATAGCTATGGGTTTAGACCAGGGAGAAGCTGTCATGATGCCATCAGCGCCATTGAAAGCCAAGTCCGTAAAAGAACTATATATGTCCTAAGTGTGGATATTAGTGGTTGCTTTGACAAAATAAAACATGGGACAATACTTGAAAAGTGCAACACCTTCCCCATAATGGAGCGCCAAATCAGAGCATGGCTGAAAAGCGGAGTAATGATAGGCGAGGTGTTCCATCCAATGGAAAAAGGTGTGCCAGTGGGAGGAGTCATTTCGCCTCTTTTGGCAAATATTGCACTACACGGACTAGAAACTCACATTTCCCAGAAATTTCCATATCTAAGTGCCAATCAGGCTCAAGGTAAGGTCGAGGAGATGGGGGAGGCTAAATTTATAAGATATGCCCATGACTTCCTGGTACTACACTGGGAAGAGGAAACCATCAAAGCAGCAAAGACTGAAGTAGAGACCTGGTTAGGAGAAATAGGGTTAAACCTAAATCAACAAAAGATCAGGATGTGTCACACCATGGAGGAATACAACGGGGAAAAACCAGGACTAGACTTTCTTGGATTTAACATCAGAACCTATAAAATAGGCAAGTACAAATCCAATGAAAAAGTCAATGGCGAATTTCCGGGAATGTTAACTAAAATCAAACCATCGGAGAAGTCCGTGGAAAGATTTGTGAATGACATCAAAGAAACTCTAAATCAGGGACACGACAAAAACCCCCCGATGATGATCAAGCGGTTGAGCTGGATAATCAGAAGCTGGGCAAACTACTTCAAGTCAGGTAGCCACTCCTGGGAAACCTTTGGGGAATTGGAAAACCACAGGCTAGATAAAGTGTATCTAAACTGGGGAAGAAAAAGATTTGCCAAAGACGGTCTCGGGTACATACGCAAGAAGATATTCCATAAAACACCAAGAAAGACTAGTACTTTCGGGTGGAAGGAAGGAAACACTCTCTTCACAGTACCCACATTATACGAGTTCCCATACGCCCAACACATTAAAGTAGAGGGAATAAAAAGCCCCTATGACAGAGATTGGGTCTATTGGACGAAAAGAATGGCTGACCACCCGGAAACACCTCAAGACATCAAGTTCGGAATAACAAAACAAGAGGGTAAATGCTACTTATGTGGACAAAACCTAACAGTTGAGGACTACCTTGAAATCCACTATATAGACGGAAATAAGAACAACAACAGAAAGGAAAACAAGGCAGTAGTACATAATCACTGTCATGAAAGTCACCAAGAGATGACGGTATCTCAAAAAGAGATATTGGGTGTAGCTTGA